The following are encoded together in the Hyalangium minutum genome:
- a CDS encoding SRPBCC domain-containing protein: MKEIRTEIHIQAPAEQVWSILTDFKAFAEWNPFLRQAQGEMVVGKPLEITVQMDPRTVRSFRPKIVQVTPGRELEWESKVLNGWLLVSRHSCTVEPKGAREAVFVNREIFTGPLSALMGAQVQEGARKSFEAMNQALKARAEGAARAAG; this comes from the coding sequence GTGAAAGAGATTCGCACCGAGATCCATATCCAGGCACCGGCCGAGCAGGTCTGGAGCATCCTGACGGATTTCAAGGCGTTCGCCGAGTGGAACCCTTTCCTGCGCCAGGCCCAGGGAGAGATGGTGGTGGGCAAGCCGTTGGAGATCACCGTGCAGATGGATCCCCGGACGGTGCGGAGCTTTCGGCCGAAGATCGTCCAGGTGACGCCGGGCCGCGAGCTGGAGTGGGAGAGTAAGGTGTTGAATGGCTGGTTGCTGGTCAGCCGGCACAGCTGCACGGTGGAGCCGAAGGGCGCCCGTGAGGCGGTGTTCGTCAACCGTGAGATCTTCACCGGCCCGCTCTCGGCGCTCATGGGCGCGCAGGTTCAAGAGGGCGCCCGCAAGAGCTTCGAGGCGATGAACCAGGCGCTCAAGGCTCGGGCCGAGGGTGCCGCTCGCGCGGCGGGCTGA
- a CDS encoding ABC1 kinase family protein, translating into MSDEGEIPRGKMRRLGRMLTLPGRAGTQLVSAGLQKVLGKAVDPGRAAASRVMEVLGEMKGIPVKAGQLMTLFGDNLPEEARKTLGQLFAKTPTLPFPQVRHALETELGKSLSEVFESFEETPCAGASLGQVHRARLHSGEKVAVKVQYPGIAGAMQEDLELIRPIVKTLGMAGSLLDTKEYYEEMKRDLADELNYKQELASLEQFRTYLSHWPELVVPRSFPEFSTSRVLVLEWLEGPTLHSWLESPHPESERLALAEKLVRAVYGPFLLHRVVHGDTHPGNFLVLEGGKLGVLDFGAIKPLSEPFWHAVVSVMQGMLENRKVDIVPLVRQAGFRLDMPEERARTLVERIHELISSPFKGPYDFGSDQLIAGFTELKKKYPLDLLRVRPPAEGLLFYRAIGGLSQNLRRLQIKGDFRPFFREALAAPHHVELARARRLG; encoded by the coding sequence ATGTCGGACGAAGGTGAGATCCCCCGCGGCAAGATGCGTCGGCTCGGGCGCATGCTGACGCTTCCAGGACGTGCAGGCACGCAGCTGGTCTCGGCAGGCCTGCAGAAAGTGCTCGGCAAAGCAGTGGACCCGGGCCGCGCCGCCGCCTCGCGAGTGATGGAAGTGCTTGGGGAGATGAAGGGCATCCCCGTCAAGGCCGGCCAGCTGATGACCCTCTTTGGCGACAACCTGCCCGAGGAGGCCCGCAAGACGCTGGGCCAGCTGTTCGCCAAGACCCCCACGCTGCCTTTTCCGCAGGTGCGCCACGCCCTGGAGACCGAGCTGGGCAAGTCCCTGAGCGAGGTCTTCGAATCCTTCGAAGAGACGCCCTGCGCTGGTGCCTCGCTCGGCCAGGTGCACCGCGCCCGGCTGCACTCCGGCGAGAAGGTGGCCGTCAAGGTCCAATACCCCGGCATCGCTGGCGCCATGCAGGAGGATCTCGAGCTGATCCGGCCCATCGTGAAGACCCTGGGCATGGCCGGCAGCCTCCTCGACACGAAAGAATACTACGAGGAGATGAAGCGCGATCTGGCCGACGAGCTCAACTACAAGCAGGAGCTGGCCAGCCTCGAGCAGTTCCGCACCTACCTGTCCCACTGGCCTGAGCTGGTGGTGCCGCGCAGCTTCCCCGAGTTCAGCACCAGCCGGGTGCTGGTGCTCGAGTGGCTCGAGGGGCCCACCCTGCACTCCTGGCTGGAGTCGCCTCACCCCGAGAGCGAGCGCCTCGCCCTGGCCGAGAAGCTGGTGCGCGCCGTCTACGGCCCCTTCCTGCTCCACCGCGTGGTGCACGGCGACACCCACCCCGGCAACTTCCTGGTGCTGGAGGGCGGCAAGCTGGGCGTGCTCGACTTCGGCGCCATCAAGCCCCTCTCCGAGCCCTTCTGGCATGCCGTGGTCTCCGTCATGCAGGGCATGCTGGAGAATCGCAAGGTGGACATCGTCCCCCTGGTGCGGCAGGCCGGCTTCCGCCTCGACATGCCCGAGGAGCGCGCGCGCACCCTCGTCGAGCGCATCCACGAGCTCATCTCCAGCCCCTTCAAGGGGCCCTATGACTTCGGCAGTGATCAGCTCATCGCCGGCTTCACGGAGCTCAAGAAGAAGTACCCGCTGGATCTGCTCCGCGTCAGGCCTCCGGCGGAGGGGCTGCTCTTCTACCGGGCCATTGGCGGGCTGAGCCAGAACCTGCGCCGCCTCCAGATCAAGGGCGACTTCCGCCCCTTCTTCCGCGAGGCGCTCGCCGCTCCCCACCACGTCGAACTGGCACGCGCGCGCCGCTTGGGCTGA
- a CDS encoding Coq4 family protein: MKVDVLAAMILALHEKRMGDVAVLKAVASEPHENPVIRERVKGFMDLNLKRVDMAELAAMPKGTFGRAYSDFMRRYNLGTVNLTPQLAGLYARFPLSTRVTRTHDMFHTLLGCDATTVGELGTYAFYHSQGYSETGSRVYRFARRAYAVVNPSRRARLRHAEEWGLEQGRKAVCLIEQPLENMLGEDLKKLRQQFGIVPLVED; this comes from the coding sequence ATGAAGGTGGATGTCCTCGCGGCGATGATCTTGGCACTGCACGAGAAGCGCATGGGAGATGTCGCCGTGCTCAAGGCTGTGGCGTCCGAGCCTCATGAGAACCCCGTCATCCGTGAGAGGGTCAAAGGCTTCATGGATCTCAATTTGAAACGCGTGGACATGGCCGAATTGGCGGCCATGCCGAAGGGGACTTTTGGCCGCGCGTATTCCGACTTCATGCGGCGCTACAACCTCGGGACCGTCAATCTGACGCCTCAACTGGCCGGGCTCTACGCCCGGTTCCCTCTCTCCACCCGGGTGACGAGAACGCACGACATGTTCCATACCCTCCTGGGGTGCGACGCGACGACGGTCGGAGAGCTCGGGACCTATGCCTTCTATCATTCGCAGGGATATTCCGAGACCGGCAGCCGGGTGTACCGCTTCGCCAGGAGAGCCTACGCGGTCGTCAACCCCAGCCGCAGAGCTCGGCTGCGTCACGCCGAGGAGTGGGGGCTTGAGCAGGGCAGGAAGGCGGTCTGCCTGATCGAGCAGCCCTTGGAGAACATGCTGGGGGAGGATCTGAAAAAGCTCCGGCAGCAGTTCGGGATCGTTCCGCTGGTGGAGGACTGA
- a CDS encoding SDR family oxidoreductase has product MQDKICLITGANAGLGRATALALARQGARVVMVCRDKARGEAARDEVRGRSGNREVELMLCDLASLASIRSFVEQFSARYDRLHALVNNAGLALPERRTTVDGFEMVLGVNHLGHFALTLQLLEALRAGAPSRIVNVSSYKHGQYALDFDNLQLERGYSMLKSYAHSKLCNVLFTYELARRLEGTGVTANCVHPGAAATSINANSGAVFLLPAVAMLMAVRSLGFLTPEEGAVTQVWAASAPELEGVSGKYFGGIWRKCQEERSSKSSYDVETARKLWEYSERVTGVSMSPSAMERVKVSTGEPR; this is encoded by the coding sequence ATGCAAGACAAGATTTGTTTGATCACGGGGGCCAATGCGGGGCTGGGGCGCGCGACGGCGTTGGCGTTGGCGCGGCAAGGGGCCCGGGTGGTGATGGTGTGCCGTGACAAGGCCCGAGGTGAGGCCGCGCGGGACGAGGTGCGGGGCCGCTCTGGAAACAGGGAGGTGGAGCTGATGCTCTGCGATCTCGCCTCGCTGGCCTCCATCCGCTCCTTCGTCGAGCAGTTCAGCGCGCGGTATGACCGGCTCCATGCGCTGGTCAACAACGCTGGCCTGGCGCTGCCCGAGCGGCGGACGACGGTGGACGGGTTCGAGATGGTGTTGGGCGTGAACCACCTGGGCCACTTCGCCCTGACGCTCCAATTGCTGGAGGCGCTCCGGGCGGGGGCTCCTTCCCGCATCGTCAACGTCTCGTCCTATAAGCACGGGCAGTACGCCCTGGACTTCGACAATCTCCAGCTTGAGCGCGGCTACAGCATGCTCAAGTCGTACGCCCATTCCAAGCTGTGCAACGTCCTGTTCACCTACGAGCTGGCACGGCGGCTGGAGGGAACTGGCGTGACGGCCAACTGCGTCCATCCCGGGGCGGCCGCCACCAGCATCAACGCCAACTCCGGCGCGGTCTTCCTGCTGCCGGCCGTGGCGATGCTCATGGCGGTCAGGTCGCTCGGGTTTCTGACGCCCGAGGAAGGCGCGGTGACGCAGGTCTGGGCCGCGTCAGCCCCGGAGCTGGAGGGCGTGAGCGGCAAGTACTTTGGCGGGATCTGGCGCAAGTGCCAGGAAGAGCGCTCGAGCAAGAGCTCGTACGATGTCGAGACAGCGCGCAAGCTCTGGGAGTACTCGGAGCGTGTGACGGGAGTGAGCATGTCACCCTCGGCGATGGAGAGGGTGAAAGTGAGCACAGGAGAGCCCAGATGA
- a CDS encoding SDR family oxidoreductase has translation MEGKVCIVTGANAGLGRATAMALAAKGATVVVMSRDRERGAAARDEIRGRTGNDAVELMLCDLASLASIRSFVEQFKAKYSQLHVLVNNAGVTLPKRAQTGDGFEMVFGVNHLGHFALTLLLLDALKAGQPSRIVNVSSFKHGQYPLDFNDLQLERGYGMMKAYSRSKLCNVLFTYELARRLRGTKVTTNCVHPGGAATSMGSNSGSIAMLPFIGLALTLRAFGLATPEWGAHTQIWAASAPELDGVSGKYFGGVFRKCQEERSSPATYDEALALKLWQESEQLTGVSLP, from the coding sequence ATGGAAGGCAAAGTGTGTATTGTCACCGGGGCGAACGCCGGATTGGGGCGGGCCACGGCGATGGCGCTCGCGGCGAAGGGCGCCACGGTGGTGGTGATGAGCCGCGACCGCGAGCGGGGAGCGGCAGCCCGGGACGAGATCCGGGGCCGGACGGGCAACGACGCGGTGGAGCTGATGCTCTGCGATCTGGCTTCGCTCGCCTCGATTCGCTCCTTCGTCGAGCAGTTCAAGGCGAAGTACTCCCAGCTGCATGTCCTCGTGAACAATGCCGGCGTCACGCTCCCCAAGCGGGCCCAGACGGGGGACGGCTTCGAGATGGTCTTCGGGGTCAACCACCTGGGCCACTTCGCGCTGACGCTGCTGCTGCTGGACGCGCTCAAGGCCGGCCAGCCCTCCCGCATCGTCAACGTCTCTTCCTTCAAGCACGGCCAGTACCCGCTGGACTTCAATGATCTCCAGCTGGAGCGCGGCTACGGCATGATGAAGGCGTACTCCCGGTCGAAGCTGTGCAATGTGCTCTTCACCTACGAGCTTGCGCGCCGCCTGCGTGGCACGAAGGTGACCACCAACTGTGTGCACCCGGGAGGGGCCGCGACCAGCATGGGGAGCAACTCCGGCTCCATTGCCATGCTCCCCTTCATTGGGCTGGCCCTGACGCTGCGGGCGTTCGGCCTGGCCACCCCCGAGTGGGGCGCCCACACCCAGATCTGGGCCGCGAGCGCGCCGGAGCTCGACGGGGTGAGCGGGAAGTACTTTGGAGGCGTCTTCCGCAAATGCCAGGAGGAGCGCTCCAGCCCCGCTACGTACGATGAGGCGCTGGCGCTCAAGCTATGGCAGGAGTCCGAACAGCTCACCGGCGTGTCCCTGCCCTGA
- a CDS encoding Coq4 family protein — MLSILENRSLLPRRTIRPKSLLLALQTSNDPSRFGDFQIYKLDAMDYIGPPEIQKRLEAVRGYLPKVDRGALRQMPDGTLGREYMRFLDDNKLNPFEISDDDHYLQEVFKRNTFAVRFTAMHDMYHLLLGFETTMPGEYSVTAFAEAQNCSLPPEIVPLFKAGFHVYKLLKPDRAKELQAGWDLGFKLGKTVRFMCDLKFEDMWERPIDDVRRELGIPDIKPQFWRHGTGPSIYA, encoded by the coding sequence ATGCTGTCGATCTTGGAGAATCGTTCATTGTTGCCGCGCCGGACCATTCGGCCGAAGTCGCTCTTGCTTGCGCTCCAGACATCGAATGATCCAAGCCGCTTTGGTGACTTCCAGATCTACAAGCTGGACGCCATGGACTACATCGGCCCCCCGGAGATCCAGAAGCGCCTGGAGGCAGTGCGGGGCTACCTGCCGAAGGTGGACCGGGGTGCGCTGCGCCAGATGCCCGACGGGACGCTCGGCCGCGAGTACATGCGGTTCCTCGACGACAACAAGCTGAACCCCTTCGAGATCAGCGACGACGACCACTACCTGCAGGAGGTGTTCAAGCGCAACACCTTCGCCGTGCGCTTCACGGCCATGCACGACATGTATCACCTGCTGCTGGGCTTCGAAACGACCATGCCGGGTGAGTACAGCGTGACGGCGTTCGCCGAGGCGCAGAACTGCAGCCTGCCGCCCGAGATCGTCCCGTTGTTCAAGGCGGGCTTCCACGTCTACAAGCTGCTCAAGCCGGATCGGGCCAAGGAGCTGCAGGCGGGCTGGGACTTGGGCTTCAAGCTGGGCAAGACCGTCCGGTTCATGTGCGATCTGAAGTTCGAGGACATGTGGGAGCGTCCCATCGACGATGTTCGCCGCGAGCTGGGCATCCCCGATATCAAGCCGCAGTTCTGGCGCCACGGCACGGGCCCCAGCATCTACGCCTGA
- a CDS encoding thioesterase II family protein, with product MSTASQPQRWFPFRRPQARASLRVVCFPHAGGGAATFNSWAARMPPHVELCAVDAPGRGSRWGDKRIDSATALIDALLPALRPLMDVPLALFGHSLGALVAFELARRLRQLQLPGPAHLIVSGSPAPRVRPIPRPLSALPDEPFREEVRKLGGSPPEVLAHREMMEMLTPVLRNDFAMFERYRYTPEPPLGCPLTAWGGKDDPDTPEPALEAWREETQQVFSARVFPGGHFFLFQEGPRYADELIRALSGGAQGT from the coding sequence GTGAGCACTGCGTCCCAGCCACAGCGGTGGTTTCCCTTCCGCCGGCCCCAAGCCCGAGCCTCCTTGCGCGTGGTGTGTTTCCCCCACGCGGGGGGCGGTGCCGCTACCTTCAACAGCTGGGCTGCCCGGATGCCCCCTCACGTCGAGCTGTGCGCGGTGGATGCTCCGGGCCGCGGGAGCCGCTGGGGCGACAAGCGGATTGACTCCGCCACTGCGCTGATCGACGCGCTGCTCCCCGCGCTGCGCCCGCTGATGGATGTCCCGCTGGCGCTCTTCGGGCACAGCCTCGGAGCGCTGGTGGCCTTCGAACTGGCGCGGCGGCTACGGCAGCTCCAGCTTCCAGGGCCCGCGCACCTGATCGTCTCGGGTTCTCCCGCCCCTCGGGTTCGCCCCATTCCGCGTCCATTGAGTGCGCTGCCCGACGAGCCCTTCCGCGAGGAGGTGCGCAAACTCGGCGGCAGCCCTCCAGAGGTGCTTGCCCACCGAGAGATGATGGAAATGCTGACCCCGGTGCTTCGCAACGACTTCGCGATGTTCGAGCGCTACCGGTACACCCCCGAGCCTCCCCTTGGCTGCCCCCTCACCGCTTGGGGGGGGAAGGATGACCCCGACACCCCCGAGCCAGCCCTGGAGGCCTGGCGCGAGGAGACGCAGCAGGTGTTCTCCGCTAGAGTCTTCCCAGGCGGCCACTTCTTCCTGTTCCAGGAAGGGCCTCGCTATGCGGATGAGCTGATCCGAGCGCTTTCGGGGGGGGCGCAGGGCACCTGA
- a CDS encoding peptidoglycan-binding protein, whose product MARNLMEGALISDGGTAAKHGEAPIPYVVAPTDKEAYSTLRPRLRPSACWRIDDLRFDFDSSFLLPAGTHEFQLLARQRPPGPDDTGKALLLSVFGHADPSGQDEYNKVLAGRRATSVYGLLTRDVALWEKLYSSPHGGDKWGTRQIQMMLTQLGYLQAAPTGYLDNPTTKAVKAFQQDNGLPGTGFPDGGTRAKLFLAYMDALCVDEQGVPFQYVPEDFLSRGPSAGGKCAYQGCGEFNPVRVFSEQAAAEYQKPARKAERDAANMPNRRVVIYMFDPALNITPEQWPCPTVSEGPAGCKAKFWPDGEARRNPRGAQREHLTGGRTFACAFYDRLARGSPCEGVRETVSLYLMDHHGRRMGANPESDDPVERESGAPYRLTVGSQVREGRASAEGLLIEQNVYAGGACELEWGAYPTSEHVQGKASAPGTEEPRYLYSRVIYLGTEEQETPDTERQLHNLGYTSKDPEENRQHFLADHPEAEGEPFAQAVDRVHREGLEAQEA is encoded by the coding sequence ATGGCCAGGAACTTGATGGAAGGCGCGCTGATCTCGGATGGGGGCACCGCCGCCAAGCACGGCGAGGCCCCCATTCCCTACGTGGTGGCGCCCACGGACAAGGAGGCGTACAGCACGCTCCGGCCCCGGCTCCGCCCCTCGGCGTGCTGGCGCATCGATGATCTGCGGTTCGACTTTGACTCGTCGTTCCTGTTGCCTGCCGGCACGCACGAGTTCCAGCTGCTGGCCCGCCAGCGCCCGCCTGGCCCGGACGACACAGGCAAGGCGCTGCTGCTGAGCGTGTTCGGCCACGCCGACCCCTCGGGCCAGGACGAGTACAACAAAGTGCTGGCCGGCCGCCGGGCCACTTCCGTCTACGGCCTGCTCACCCGTGACGTGGCGCTCTGGGAGAAGCTCTACAGCTCCCCGCACGGAGGGGACAAGTGGGGCACCCGGCAGATCCAGATGATGTTGACGCAGCTGGGTTACCTGCAGGCGGCGCCCACGGGCTACCTGGACAATCCCACGACGAAGGCCGTGAAGGCCTTCCAGCAAGACAACGGCCTGCCCGGGACGGGGTTCCCGGACGGAGGCACGCGCGCCAAGCTCTTCCTCGCGTACATGGACGCGCTCTGCGTGGACGAGCAGGGTGTCCCCTTCCAGTACGTGCCGGAGGACTTCCTCTCGCGAGGCCCCAGCGCCGGAGGCAAGTGTGCCTACCAGGGCTGCGGCGAGTTCAACCCCGTGCGCGTCTTCTCGGAGCAGGCCGCCGCCGAATACCAGAAGCCCGCGCGCAAGGCCGAGCGCGACGCGGCGAACATGCCCAACCGGCGCGTGGTCATCTACATGTTCGACCCCGCGCTGAACATCACCCCGGAGCAGTGGCCCTGTCCCACCGTCAGCGAGGGCCCCGCGGGCTGCAAGGCGAAGTTCTGGCCGGATGGAGAGGCGCGCCGCAACCCGCGGGGAGCGCAGCGCGAGCACCTGACGGGCGGGAGGACCTTCGCGTGTGCCTTCTATGACCGGCTGGCGCGGGGCTCGCCGTGCGAGGGCGTGCGGGAGACGGTGTCGCTGTACCTCATGGATCACCACGGCCGGCGCATGGGGGCCAACCCCGAGAGCGACGACCCGGTGGAGCGGGAGTCTGGAGCGCCCTACCGTCTGACGGTGGGCTCGCAGGTGCGCGAGGGCCGGGCCTCGGCCGAAGGGCTTCTGATCGAGCAGAACGTCTACGCGGGGGGCGCCTGCGAGCTCGAGTGGGGCGCTTACCCCACCTCCGAGCACGTCCAGGGCAAGGCCAGCGCGCCGGGGACGGAGGAGCCTCGCTACCTCTACTCGCGGGTGATCTACCTGGGCACCGAGGAGCAGGAGACGCCCGACACGGAGCGCCAGCTGCACAACCTGGGTTACACCTCGAAAGACCCCGAGGAGAACCGGCAGCACTTCCTGGCGGATCATCCCGAAGCGGAGGGCGAGCCGTTCGCGCAGGCCGTCGATCGCGTGCACCGCGAGGGGCTCGAGGCCCAGGAGGCATAG
- a CDS encoding nuclear transport factor 2 family protein, producing the protein MSASENFSLARAWLKAFNAHDVEALVALYAEDCTHTSPKIRVLHPETGGKLVGKQALAKWWREAIARLPGLKYEETALTADGERVFMEYLRHAPGDPDMPVAEVLEVKGGKIVASRVYHG; encoded by the coding sequence ATGAGCGCGAGCGAAAACTTCTCCTTGGCCCGGGCGTGGCTGAAGGCCTTCAACGCCCATGACGTGGAGGCGCTGGTGGCGCTCTACGCCGAGGACTGCACCCATACCTCTCCGAAGATCCGGGTGTTGCACCCGGAGACGGGCGGCAAGCTGGTGGGCAAGCAGGCGCTGGCGAAGTGGTGGCGGGAGGCGATCGCCCGGCTGCCGGGCCTGAAGTACGAGGAGACGGCCCTGACGGCTGACGGGGAGCGCGTCTTCATGGAGTACCTGCGCCACGCGCCCGGCGACCCGGACATGCCGGTGGCCGAGGTGCTGGAGGTGAAGGGCGGGAAGATCGTCGCCTCGCGCGTCTACCACGGGTAG
- the fusA gene encoding elongation factor G produces MASNVPIEKIRNIGISAHIDSGKTTLSERILYYTGRIHEIHEVRGKDGVGAKMDSMDLEREKGITIQSAATYAMWGDYNINLIDTPGHVDFTIEVERALRVLDGAILVLCSVSGVQSQSITVDRQMKRYRVPRIAFVNKMDRAGANYDRVAGQLKEKLNHHAVKLQFPIGAEDRFQGHVDLVKMKAFYFDGENGEIIREEAIPADMLDEAKQRRQQMIEGVAEVDDQLGELFLSDAAITEEQLVAAIRRATIALKMTPVMCGSAYKNKGVQLLLNAVTAYLPNPKEAHNEALDQKNNEAKVVLESDPAKPFVGLAFKLEDGRYGQLTYMRMYQGRIAKGDFIINQSNQKKVKIPRIVRMHSNEMNDVNEATAGDIIALFGVECASGDTFTDGTVQYTMTSMHVPDAVISLAVAPKDRGALANFSKALNRFTKEDPTFRVRRDEESGQTIISGMGELHLEIYIERMKREYACEVIAGKPQVAYRETISQKGEFYYTHKKQTGGSGQFARVCGYLEPLPADAVQQYEFVDDIVGGSIPREFIPACDKGFQEAIKKGSLIGFPVVGVRCVINDGAFHAVDSSEMAFKTAALMGFREGYAAAKPVILEPIMKVEVQAPEDFQGSVVGQLNQRRGTILSTETRDGYLVAVAEVPLNTMFGYSTDLRSATQGKGEFTMEFARYSPVPKNESEALMAAYREKLAAEQAARK; encoded by the coding sequence GTGGCCTCCAACGTACCCATCGAAAAGATTCGCAACATTGGTATCTCCGCCCACATCGACTCGGGCAAGACGACCCTCTCTGAGCGCATCCTCTATTACACGGGCCGTATCCACGAGATCCATGAGGTGCGTGGCAAGGACGGCGTGGGCGCGAAGATGGACTCGATGGATCTCGAGCGCGAGAAGGGCATCACCATCCAGTCCGCCGCCACCTACGCGATGTGGGGCGACTACAACATCAACCTGATCGACACCCCGGGACACGTGGACTTCACCATCGAGGTGGAGCGCGCGCTCCGCGTGCTCGACGGCGCCATCCTCGTGTTGTGCTCGGTGTCTGGCGTTCAGTCCCAGTCCATCACCGTGGACCGGCAGATGAAGCGCTACCGCGTTCCGCGCATCGCGTTCGTCAACAAGATGGACCGCGCTGGCGCCAACTATGACCGCGTGGCGGGTCAGCTGAAGGAGAAGCTGAACCACCACGCCGTGAAGCTCCAGTTCCCCATCGGTGCCGAGGACCGCTTCCAGGGTCACGTCGACCTGGTGAAGATGAAGGCCTTCTACTTTGACGGTGAGAACGGCGAGATCATCCGTGAGGAGGCCATCCCCGCGGACATGCTGGACGAGGCCAAGCAGCGCCGCCAGCAGATGATCGAGGGCGTGGCCGAGGTGGACGACCAGCTCGGTGAGCTGTTCCTGTCGGACGCGGCCATCACCGAGGAGCAGCTCGTGGCAGCCATCCGCCGGGCGACCATCGCCCTGAAGATGACGCCGGTCATGTGCGGCTCGGCCTACAAGAACAAGGGCGTGCAGCTGCTGCTGAACGCGGTGACCGCCTACCTCCCGAACCCCAAGGAGGCGCACAACGAGGCGCTCGACCAGAAGAACAACGAGGCCAAGGTCGTCCTCGAGTCTGATCCGGCCAAGCCCTTCGTGGGCCTGGCGTTCAAGCTGGAGGATGGGCGCTACGGGCAGCTGACGTACATGCGCATGTACCAGGGGCGCATCGCCAAGGGCGACTTCATCATCAACCAGTCGAACCAGAAGAAGGTGAAGATCCCCCGCATCGTGCGCATGCACTCCAACGAGATGAACGACGTCAACGAGGCGACGGCAGGCGACATCATCGCCCTGTTCGGCGTGGAGTGCGCCTCGGGTGACACGTTCACCGACGGCACCGTGCAGTACACGATGACGTCCATGCACGTGCCGGACGCGGTGATCTCGCTCGCGGTGGCCCCCAAGGACCGCGGTGCGCTGGCCAACTTCTCCAAGGCCCTCAACCGGTTCACCAAGGAGGATCCCACCTTCCGCGTGCGCCGTGACGAGGAGTCCGGCCAGACGATCATCAGCGGCATGGGTGAGCTCCACCTGGAGATCTACATCGAGCGCATGAAGCGCGAGTACGCCTGCGAAGTCATCGCCGGTAAGCCGCAGGTGGCCTACCGCGAGACGATCAGCCAGAAGGGCGAGTTCTACTACACGCACAAGAAGCAGACCGGTGGTTCCGGCCAGTTCGCGCGCGTGTGCGGCTACCTCGAGCCCCTGCCGGCCGACGCCGTGCAGCAGTACGAGTTCGTGGACGACATCGTCGGCGGCTCCATCCCGCGCGAGTTCATCCCCGCGTGCGACAAGGGCTTCCAGGAGGCCATCAAGAAGGGCAGCCTCATCGGCTTCCCGGTGGTGGGCGTGCGCTGCGTCATCAACGACGGCGCCTTCCACGCGGTGGACTCGAGCGAAATGGCGTTCAAGACGGCCGCCCTCATGGGCTTCCGCGAGGGCTACGCCGCCGCCAAGCCGGTCATCCTCGAGCCCATCATGAAGGTGGAGGTGCAGGCGCCCGAGGACTTCCAGGGCTCGGTGGTGGGTCAGCTGAACCAGCGCCGCGGCACCATCCTCTCCACGGAGACCCGCGACGGCTACCTGGTGGCCGTGGCCGAGGTACCGCTGAACACGATGTTCGGTTACTCCACGGACCTGCGCTCGGCGACTCAGGGCAAGGGTGAGTTCACCATGGAGTTCGCCAGGTACTCGCCCGTGCCGAAGAACGAGTCCGAGGCACTGATGGCGGCCTACCGCGAGAAGCTGGCCGCCGAGCAGGCTGCCCGCAAGTAG